A DNA window from Branchiostoma lanceolatum isolate klBraLanc5 chromosome 17, klBraLanc5.hap2, whole genome shotgun sequence contains the following coding sequences:
- the LOC136422893 gene encoding ATP-dependent RNA helicase DDX3X-like isoform X3, producing the protein MSHDGRQNGPSLDQQLAGLDLNAAPGQGGAGGGINKGTYIPPHVRNRQTNDFGPPNSGGFGRPDSGYGGAPHLSDGGFSAYNGAAIPGYGGGNFQNFQRRDNFGNFGGPRGFAGPPPFVNAAIPQQGFNNFAGRGSAGGRPYQNQGGRGGGFNRNFGGRDNRTFGGGGGGNQWDGGRMNNRWDRSNDQPSNSRWSRDDRKAGGDNYPPPEDADWSKPLPRNERMERELFGKSNTGINFDKYEDIPVEATGDSCPQHISEFTDLDLGEIISNNIKLTNYSKPTPVQKYAIPIARANRDLMACAQTGSGKTAAFLIPILSLIYENGPQGLPQHGRQYGGSGSRKRYPLALVLAPTRELASQIYEEAKKFAYRSHVRPCVVYGGADIGGQMRDLERGCHLLVGTPGRLVDMMERGRIGLDYIKYLILDEADRMLDMGFEPQIRRIVEQDTMPGTGKRRTMMFSATFPKEIQMLARDFLDNYIFLAVGRVGSTSDNITQKVVWVDEQDKRSFLLDLLNATGKGPDSLTLTFVETKKGADALEDFLYREGYQGVSSIHGDRSQREREEALMTFRTGKTPILVATAVAARGLDIPNVKHVINFDLPSDIDEYVHRIGRTGRVGNLGLATSFFNDKNRNVVRDLVDILIESKQELPSWLESMAYEERRQQSSGRNRGRNRFQGGFGSRDYRQQHRGGGGGSQPRGGAPSYGGFTHYQPQQAYGGYPPGAMRQHDQQSFDWWGN; encoded by the exons ATGAGTCATGATGGAAGACAAAATGGACCTAGTCTAGATCAGCAG ttggCTGGCCTAGACTTGAACGCCGCTCCTGGGCAGGGAGGAGCCGGTGGAGGAA TCAATAAGGGAACGTACATTCCTCCTCATGTGCGCAACCGTCAGACCAACGATTTTGGTCCCCCAAATTCTGGCGGGTTCGGCCGTCCGG ACTCTGGCTATGGCGGTGCGCCCCATCTCAGTGATGGCGGCTTCAGCGCCTACAACGGGGCCGCGATCCCGGGGTACGGCGGTGGAAACTTCCAGAATTTCCAACGCCGTGACAACTTTGGGAACTTCGGGGGCCCCAGAG GTTTCGCGGGGCCCCCTCCTTTCGTGAATGCTGCGATCCCGCAGCAGGGCTTCAATAACTTTGCTGGGCGAGGCAGCGCCGGCGGACGACCGTACCAAAACCAGGGAGGGCGCGGTGGGGGGTTCAACCGCAACTTCGGCGGAAGGGACAACCGCACCTTTGGCGGCGGTGGCGGCGGCAACCAATGGGATGGAGGGCGGATGAATAACCGGTGGGATCGCAGCAATGATCAGCCGTCCAACAGCCGCTGGAGCCGCGATGATCGCAAAGCCGGCGGGGACAACTACCCTCCGCCTGAGGACGCGGACTGGAGCAAGCCGCTTCCTCGGAATGAGCGCATGGAAAG AGAGCTGTTTGGAAAGAGCAACACAGGCATCAACTTTGACAAGTACGAGGACATCCCCGTGGAAGCCACCGGGGACAGCTGCCCACAGCACATTTCTGag TTCACTGACCTGGATCTGGGTGAGATTATCAGTAACAACATCAAGTTGACCAACTACTCGAAGCCCACCCCGGTGCAGAAGTACGCCATCCCCATCGCCAGGGCTAACCGAGACCTGATGGCCTGTGCACAGACCG GCTCTGGGAAAACTGCAGCATTCCTGATCCCCATTCTCAGCCTGATCTATGAGAACGGACCTCAGGGACTGCCACAG CACGGCCGTCAGTACGGAGGCAGCGGCAGCAGAAAGCGATACCCCCTGGCCCTGGTGCTGGCCCCGACACGTGAGCTCGCCTCACAGATATACGAGGAAGCCAAGAAG TTCGCCTACCGTTCCCACGTGCGCCCGTGCGTGGTGTACGGAGGAGCAGACATCGGGGGCCAGATGCGTGACCTGGAGCGCGGCTGCCACCTGCTGGTGGGCACGCCCGGCCGTCTGGTGGACATGATGGAACGGGGCAGGATCGGCCTGGACTACATCAA GTACTTGATTCTAGACGAGGCTGACCGCATGCTGGACATGGGGTTCGAGCCGCAGATCCGACGCATCGTGGAGCAGGACACCATGCCCGGCACCGGCAAACGTCGCACCATGATGTTCTCCGCAACCTTCCCAAAGGAAATCCAG ATGCTGGCGCGTGACTTCCTGGACAACTACATCTTCCTGGCGGTGGGTCGCGTGGGCAGCACCAGCGACAACATCACgcagaaagtggtgtgggtGGACGAGCAGGACAAACGGTCCTTCCTGCTCGACCTGCTCAACGCCACAGGTAAGG GCCCGGACTCCCTCACCCTGACGTTTGTGGAGACCAAGAAAGGAGCTGATGCTTTAGAAGACTTTCTGTACCGGGAGGGGTACCAGGGGGTGTCGTCCATCCACGGCGACCGCTCCCAGCGAGAGCGCGAGGAAGCTCTCATGACTTTCCGCACGGGCAAGACTCCCATTTTAGTGGCAACAGCT GTTGCTGCTCGAGGTCTGGACATCCCAAACGTGAAGCACGTGATCAACTTTGACCTTCCCAGCGACATTGACGAGTACGTACACCGAATCGGTCGTACTGGCCGTGTTGGCAACCTGG GATTGGCCACCTCgttcttcaatgacaaaaaccGCAACGTCGTGCGCGACCTTGTGGACATCCTGATTGAGTCGAAGCAGGAGCTGCCGTCCTGGCTGGAGTCCATGGCATACGAAGAGCGCCGTCAGCAGAGCAGTGGACGCAACCGAGGTCGCAACAG ATTCCAAGGCGGATTTGGTTCCCGTGACTACCGTCAGCAGCACCGTGGCGGCGGCGGTGGCAGCCAGCCACGCGGTGGCGCGCCCAGCTACGGCGGGTTCACCCACTACCAGCCACAGCAGGCGTACGGCGGCTACCCTCCCGGCGCCATGCGCCAGCACGACCAGCAGTCCTTCGACTGGTGGGGCAACTAG
- the LOC136422893 gene encoding ATP-dependent RNA helicase DDX3X-like isoform X7, translating into MSHDGRQNGPSLDQQLAGLDLNAAPGQGGAGGGKRYVPPQMRNAQRQGFAGPPPFVNAAIPQQGFNNFAGRGSAGGRPYQNQGGRGGGFNRNFGGRDNRTFGGGGGGNQWDGGRMNNRWDRSNDQPSNSRWSRDDRKAGGDNYPPPEDADWSKPLPRNERMERELFGKSNTGINFDKYEDIPVEATGDSCPQHISEFTDLDLGEIISNNIKLTNYSKPTPVQKYAIPIARANRDLMACAQTGSGKTAAFLIPILSLIYENGPQGLPQESGRDYRHGRQYGGSGSRKRYPLALVLAPTRELASQIYEEAKKFAYRSHVRPCVVYGGADIGGQMRDLERGCHLLVGTPGRLVDMMERGRIGLDYIKYLILDEADRMLDMGFEPQIRRIVEQDTMPGTGKRRTMMFSATFPKEIQMLARDFLDNYIFLAVGRVGSTSDNITQKVVWVDEQDKRSFLLDLLNATGKGPDSLTLTFVETKKGADALEDFLYREGYQGVSSIHGDRSQREREEALMTFRTGKTPILVATAVAARGLDIPNVKHVINFDLPSDIDEYVHRIGRTGRVGNLGLATSFFNDKNRNVVRDLVDILIESKQELPSWLESMAYEERRQQSSGRNRGRNRFQGGFGSRDYRQQHRGGGGGSQPRGGAPSYGGFTHYQPQQAYGGYPPGAMRQHDQQSFDWWGN; encoded by the exons ATGAGTCATGATGGAAGACAAAATGGACCTAGTCTAGATCAGCAG ttggCTGGCCTAGACTTGAACGCCGCTCCTGGGCAGGGAGGAGCCGGTGGAGGAA AGCGATATGTTCCTCCACAGATGCGCAACGCCCAACGACAAG GTTTCGCGGGGCCCCCTCCTTTCGTGAATGCTGCGATCCCGCAGCAGGGCTTCAATAACTTTGCTGGGCGAGGCAGCGCCGGCGGACGACCGTACCAAAACCAGGGAGGGCGCGGTGGGGGGTTCAACCGCAACTTCGGCGGAAGGGACAACCGCACCTTTGGCGGCGGTGGCGGCGGCAACCAATGGGATGGAGGGCGGATGAATAACCGGTGGGATCGCAGCAATGATCAGCCGTCCAACAGCCGCTGGAGCCGCGATGATCGCAAAGCCGGCGGGGACAACTACCCTCCGCCTGAGGACGCGGACTGGAGCAAGCCGCTTCCTCGGAATGAGCGCATGGAAAG AGAGCTGTTTGGAAAGAGCAACACAGGCATCAACTTTGACAAGTACGAGGACATCCCCGTGGAAGCCACCGGGGACAGCTGCCCACAGCACATTTCTGag TTCACTGACCTGGATCTGGGTGAGATTATCAGTAACAACATCAAGTTGACCAACTACTCGAAGCCCACCCCGGTGCAGAAGTACGCCATCCCCATCGCCAGGGCTAACCGAGACCTGATGGCCTGTGCACAGACCG GCTCTGGGAAAACTGCAGCATTCCTGATCCCCATTCTCAGCCTGATCTATGAGAACGGACCTCAGGGACTGCCACAG GAAAGTGGGCGGGACTATAGG CACGGCCGTCAGTACGGAGGCAGCGGCAGCAGAAAGCGATACCCCCTGGCCCTGGTGCTGGCCCCGACACGTGAGCTCGCCTCACAGATATACGAGGAAGCCAAGAAG TTCGCCTACCGTTCCCACGTGCGCCCGTGCGTGGTGTACGGAGGAGCAGACATCGGGGGCCAGATGCGTGACCTGGAGCGCGGCTGCCACCTGCTGGTGGGCACGCCCGGCCGTCTGGTGGACATGATGGAACGGGGCAGGATCGGCCTGGACTACATCAA GTACTTGATTCTAGACGAGGCTGACCGCATGCTGGACATGGGGTTCGAGCCGCAGATCCGACGCATCGTGGAGCAGGACACCATGCCCGGCACCGGCAAACGTCGCACCATGATGTTCTCCGCAACCTTCCCAAAGGAAATCCAG ATGCTGGCGCGTGACTTCCTGGACAACTACATCTTCCTGGCGGTGGGTCGCGTGGGCAGCACCAGCGACAACATCACgcagaaagtggtgtgggtGGACGAGCAGGACAAACGGTCCTTCCTGCTCGACCTGCTCAACGCCACAGGTAAGG GCCCGGACTCCCTCACCCTGACGTTTGTGGAGACCAAGAAAGGAGCTGATGCTTTAGAAGACTTTCTGTACCGGGAGGGGTACCAGGGGGTGTCGTCCATCCACGGCGACCGCTCCCAGCGAGAGCGCGAGGAAGCTCTCATGACTTTCCGCACGGGCAAGACTCCCATTTTAGTGGCAACAGCT GTTGCTGCTCGAGGTCTGGACATCCCAAACGTGAAGCACGTGATCAACTTTGACCTTCCCAGCGACATTGACGAGTACGTACACCGAATCGGTCGTACTGGCCGTGTTGGCAACCTGG GATTGGCCACCTCgttcttcaatgacaaaaaccGCAACGTCGTGCGCGACCTTGTGGACATCCTGATTGAGTCGAAGCAGGAGCTGCCGTCCTGGCTGGAGTCCATGGCATACGAAGAGCGCCGTCAGCAGAGCAGTGGACGCAACCGAGGTCGCAACAG ATTCCAAGGCGGATTTGGTTCCCGTGACTACCGTCAGCAGCACCGTGGCGGCGGCGGTGGCAGCCAGCCACGCGGTGGCGCGCCCAGCTACGGCGGGTTCACCCACTACCAGCCACAGCAGGCGTACGGCGGCTACCCTCCCGGCGCCATGCGCCAGCACGACCAGCAGTCCTTCGACTGGTGGGGCAACTAG
- the LOC136422893 gene encoding ATP-dependent RNA helicase DDX3X-like isoform X5 translates to MSHDGRQNGPSLDQQLAGLDLNAAPGQGGAGGGKRYVPPQMRNAQRQDSGYGGAPHLSDGGFSAYNGAAIPGYGGGNFQNFQRRDNFGNFGGPRGFAGPPPFVNAAIPQQGFNNFAGRGSAGGRPYQNQGGRGGGFNRNFGGRDNRTFGGGGGGNQWDGGRMNNRWDRSNDQPSNSRWSRDDRKAGGDNYPPPEDADWSKPLPRNERMERELFGKSNTGINFDKYEDIPVEATGDSCPQHISEFTDLDLGEIISNNIKLTNYSKPTPVQKYAIPIARANRDLMACAQTGSGKTAAFLIPILSLIYENGPQGLPQESGRDYRHGRQYGGSGSRKRYPLALVLAPTRELASQIYEEAKKFAYRSHVRPCVVYGGADIGGQMRDLERGCHLLVGTPGRLVDMMERGRIGLDYIKYLILDEADRMLDMGFEPQIRRIVEQDTMPGTGKRRTMMFSATFPKEIQMLARDFLDNYIFLAVGRVGSTSDNITQKVVWVDEQDKRSFLLDLLNATGKGPDSLTLTFVETKKGADALEDFLYREGYQGVSSIHGDRSQREREEALMTFRTGKTPILVATAVAARGLDIPNVKHVINFDLPSDIDEYVHRIGRTGRVGNLGLATSFFNDKNRNVVRDLVDILIESKQELPSWLESMAYEERRQQSSGRNRGRNRFQGGFGSRDYRQQHRGGGGGSQPRGGAPSYGGFTHYQPQQAYGGYPPGAMRQHDQQSFDWWGN, encoded by the exons ATGAGTCATGATGGAAGACAAAATGGACCTAGTCTAGATCAGCAG ttggCTGGCCTAGACTTGAACGCCGCTCCTGGGCAGGGAGGAGCCGGTGGAGGAA AGCGATATGTTCCTCCACAGATGCGCAACGCCCAACGACAAG ACTCTGGCTATGGCGGTGCGCCCCATCTCAGTGATGGCGGCTTCAGCGCCTACAACGGGGCCGCGATCCCGGGGTACGGCGGTGGAAACTTCCAGAATTTCCAACGCCGTGACAACTTTGGGAACTTCGGGGGCCCCAGAG GTTTCGCGGGGCCCCCTCCTTTCGTGAATGCTGCGATCCCGCAGCAGGGCTTCAATAACTTTGCTGGGCGAGGCAGCGCCGGCGGACGACCGTACCAAAACCAGGGAGGGCGCGGTGGGGGGTTCAACCGCAACTTCGGCGGAAGGGACAACCGCACCTTTGGCGGCGGTGGCGGCGGCAACCAATGGGATGGAGGGCGGATGAATAACCGGTGGGATCGCAGCAATGATCAGCCGTCCAACAGCCGCTGGAGCCGCGATGATCGCAAAGCCGGCGGGGACAACTACCCTCCGCCTGAGGACGCGGACTGGAGCAAGCCGCTTCCTCGGAATGAGCGCATGGAAAG AGAGCTGTTTGGAAAGAGCAACACAGGCATCAACTTTGACAAGTACGAGGACATCCCCGTGGAAGCCACCGGGGACAGCTGCCCACAGCACATTTCTGag TTCACTGACCTGGATCTGGGTGAGATTATCAGTAACAACATCAAGTTGACCAACTACTCGAAGCCCACCCCGGTGCAGAAGTACGCCATCCCCATCGCCAGGGCTAACCGAGACCTGATGGCCTGTGCACAGACCG GCTCTGGGAAAACTGCAGCATTCCTGATCCCCATTCTCAGCCTGATCTATGAGAACGGACCTCAGGGACTGCCACAG GAAAGTGGGCGGGACTATAGG CACGGCCGTCAGTACGGAGGCAGCGGCAGCAGAAAGCGATACCCCCTGGCCCTGGTGCTGGCCCCGACACGTGAGCTCGCCTCACAGATATACGAGGAAGCCAAGAAG TTCGCCTACCGTTCCCACGTGCGCCCGTGCGTGGTGTACGGAGGAGCAGACATCGGGGGCCAGATGCGTGACCTGGAGCGCGGCTGCCACCTGCTGGTGGGCACGCCCGGCCGTCTGGTGGACATGATGGAACGGGGCAGGATCGGCCTGGACTACATCAA GTACTTGATTCTAGACGAGGCTGACCGCATGCTGGACATGGGGTTCGAGCCGCAGATCCGACGCATCGTGGAGCAGGACACCATGCCCGGCACCGGCAAACGTCGCACCATGATGTTCTCCGCAACCTTCCCAAAGGAAATCCAG ATGCTGGCGCGTGACTTCCTGGACAACTACATCTTCCTGGCGGTGGGTCGCGTGGGCAGCACCAGCGACAACATCACgcagaaagtggtgtgggtGGACGAGCAGGACAAACGGTCCTTCCTGCTCGACCTGCTCAACGCCACAGGTAAGG GCCCGGACTCCCTCACCCTGACGTTTGTGGAGACCAAGAAAGGAGCTGATGCTTTAGAAGACTTTCTGTACCGGGAGGGGTACCAGGGGGTGTCGTCCATCCACGGCGACCGCTCCCAGCGAGAGCGCGAGGAAGCTCTCATGACTTTCCGCACGGGCAAGACTCCCATTTTAGTGGCAACAGCT GTTGCTGCTCGAGGTCTGGACATCCCAAACGTGAAGCACGTGATCAACTTTGACCTTCCCAGCGACATTGACGAGTACGTACACCGAATCGGTCGTACTGGCCGTGTTGGCAACCTGG GATTGGCCACCTCgttcttcaatgacaaaaaccGCAACGTCGTGCGCGACCTTGTGGACATCCTGATTGAGTCGAAGCAGGAGCTGCCGTCCTGGCTGGAGTCCATGGCATACGAAGAGCGCCGTCAGCAGAGCAGTGGACGCAACCGAGGTCGCAACAG ATTCCAAGGCGGATTTGGTTCCCGTGACTACCGTCAGCAGCACCGTGGCGGCGGCGGTGGCAGCCAGCCACGCGGTGGCGCGCCCAGCTACGGCGGGTTCACCCACTACCAGCCACAGCAGGCGTACGGCGGCTACCCTCCCGGCGCCATGCGCCAGCACGACCAGCAGTCCTTCGACTGGTGGGGCAACTAG